The nucleotide sequence TGAAAATCTTTAACCAGTTAAATGTTTGCAGTAGGATTGAACATTGAggtataaatatacaataaatacaatctaaaaataggatttaaattgttggtggaatgtaaAGGCAGGTCAGCAAAATGACCTGATGCCAAAGAAGTATTTTAacttttcaaaagaaaacaataaaaatgtcttaCCTTCCCTGAAGTCTTATTCAAACTGTCCATTTCAGCTCAACATGGCTTGCCCCTTGGAAATACGTCCCCCAGTACAGAAACAGTACAGATATGTACACTTTTGAGCTTGTGTATTGAAGTTCAAAGAGTATtacagtcgtgtgtgtgtgtgtgtgagtgtgtatcaGCCTGCAGATTTCCTTTTATAGACACATAATAGCCACAAATAGCTTGCAGACAGCGTTCAGCCTACTGGGCACCAGCAACAATGTTCACATGGCACTGCAGCCAACACAGCTCTGTTGCAGCAGGTCCAATTTTTGTTatctcctctttcatctctGTGGAAGAAGCAAAGCTGTGTATTCATGCAGTATATTCTATTCATACAGTATATTATCACTAACCATAATATAACTAACAGTACTCTGAATATATGAATacaaacatttctaaaaaactaaaacaaattatttgaaaaactaaaaacacaaacagaataataatttgATGCTGTGTAAAATATCAAGTTCTTAATTAAGAATATATAATATGAAggaaaagtaaatatttacaaaaactAATGAGGTTTTTATGAGGTAAAATATGAACTACATTATCTGTGCAGTGTTTAATGTGTCAAAAAGGGTTAGCAAATGAGCACAATATAACACAGCAACTCTTTTAGAGTGGCTTCGAGCTGCCTCTGCCATCAGGCAGCTTGAAGCCACTTCATTGACTTGTTTGTTTACTGCTGCACTGACATCTCTGTTCACATGTCAGTGAGTGAAAGGAGACTGTCACAGTAGATCCTGTAAGTGCACTGCATTCTTTACTGTCACAGCTGCTCTTGTCTCTTTTCACcaagccccccgccccccgtttCGCTGTAGCAGCCAAACACAATGCAAATCACAATGAGACAAAACCTACACTGAAACGTGCTCTCCTGGTTTGGTTATCAGCAGGGAAGACTCTgacaagaaatacaaatatgtttacattttacagtttTAATTCCAAATAACTcttgaattaaagaaaatataatttcataATGATTTTTGAAGTAATGACTTTCTGTGGAATAGTCAGAGCGACATATTCTTCATCCTTTTTATTCTTCCGACAAGCACACTCTTGTCACTGAGTTATTCATACAGTATCTGTGCGTTCACTGACTTTACCTGAACGCCGTTATGCATCATAGTCTTCCAGATTGAATGTGCTTTCCATCAGGTTGCATCCTCAAAGTATTATCACCCATCTGACAGGAAACGTTTCGCAGTAACGCTGATCAGGCAGGTGTGAATGTGATAGTCACAAATAACAGTCTTCATGACGTCTGTTTGGGAAGGACCCTTCGCACTTCTGTTAACAACAATTgattaaaacgttttttttcaTGGCTCTTTGACTCAAATGCAAGATGCACTGCGGATGGTTTTCCTCATAGCCTGTTTAAATACAAGCCTGGGTTTAGCTCCTCTTCAGTACAATGGCAAGTCTGTGGGAACAACATCTTTCCACTTtattgagaggaaaaaaaacaccgAACAGGTATGGACATTTGACAGATTGGTTCTAAATTCTAACCTTTGGATGCACGACTAAAATCTTCCAGTTTGACTTCCCTTGTCTTCTCATGAATAAGTCTATTAAGAGTGTTAGCTCAGCTTAATACAGGAGGTGCTTGAACATTCTTTGTCTCTGGACTACGTGGTGCGACCTTTCCGCCTTCTGTAATGTGGCCTTTTATCTCAGTCCAGGATATTAACTGTTCGGGGCTTTCACATTAGCTCAGGCACAACCGCAGCATAATCTGCAGTGCAGTGGTATGAAGAGGTTGGACATGTATTTTGGGTGAGCAGATCCATTCATGCTTGACAGCATCTATTTTTGGCAGTTGTTTTGCAAATAAATTCAACATTTCGTTCTTTAAATGACTTTAATATCACAAAATACTATTAGCAGCGACGTCAATTTGGCTTCACAGtcacaatgaaaacacattcCAACAGTTAGTATATTTTAATCAGTAATATCAATGAGATGCTTTCGTTCCATAGAAACACAAGCTGTGGGTTCGAGTGGTCTGCGTAGGTGCGCGCACCCCAACCCCTGTTGTCATGGTGGGTAGGAGGAGCTGTTGAAGCGGGCATGTCTGTCATGAATGTCAAAGTCATGTGGGGGCTCTCCGCAGGGGCTTCGTGTCAAGAGCTCCATGTCTTCATCTGAGGTTGAGGGATGAGTGAGGATAATCCGCGGGATCTGTCAGATGATTGACAGAGCAGGATATGGATgagaaatgaggaggaaaaagaaaagtaatcaGGTGGTGTAGTGGCTATAAGTGatgaaataaaactaaaatcagTGTTTCTCTTTCAGAAAGGGTGAAATGAGGTGTTCCAGTCCAGGATAGAAAAAAGGGAAGATTGCTGGGAGATGAGGAAACATGCTTACAGCCATTGTATGTTTCCTCCCTCGGGATGAACGATTGTTTCTGAAGTCTTCTGCCTCTAGTTCACACTTCTGAAatgcaaaaaagacaaaagcaagaTAAGGACAAAAGAATATGTAAGAATGTctgacagcattttttttttttattccattttaggCTTGAATGATGGTGACATTTGTGATTTCTGCTCGTGCTGCGAACGAGTAAACCACCCACAATGCCGTTGCCATTGCAGACGACTGCCTCCATCTTCCTGGACAAACAGTCCTCCGCCTGCTCCATCGTCGGCGGCTGCTTCCTTCCCTGTCCTCTGCCATCCCGGCCGCACGGCTGACGTTCTGCCGCGTCGTGCTGATCTCGAGGCCCTTCTGGGTCGCACAGCCGCTCTCTCATCACTTTCACCTTGATGCAGCTACCAGCTTTTCTCAGGGCGCTGACCGCCTCTTGGTGGGTCGCCCCCTGCATCTTGAGGCCGTTGACCTGGACACAGTGAGAGCAGCAAAGGTTCTCTCAAAAtagttcaaacaaacaaacaaactgctcaACTAATCTCAGATTCATTATGAACATTGGTTACTGATTTGCCTTCTGTTTCTTAGTCTGGGACTGGTTTAATCAATGAAGAAAGTCCCCGCTCTGCTGGGCTTATGCTGCCCTCCGATGGTCAGAAGAGGAACATCAGCAGTAACAAATCAATGGACATaggtttaaatatatttattacaacTATAGTGAAGTCCATGTGTGTTATTCACATGCTCAGTGAGTTGAGACATTATAAACCAgcatgataaaaataaaagaatcccTGCCTACCTCCAGCAATCTATCACCAACATGGATCCCTGCCTTTTCTGACGCTCCCCCTGTAGTGACTCTGGAGATAAAAACAccctgaaagaaaagaaaatcatcagTCTTAATGAAAGTTGCAATAAAATGTGCTCAAAGAGTAACCAGTGTTGGCGGCTCTCTTCTGCACCAGCACTCACCTCACTGTGGTTTTTGAAAGGCAGAGAGCCCTTCCCACCAGCAATGCTGATTCCCAAActccccctctggccagacACTCTAATCTGCAGCTAAGAGGAAATTGTTtcatcacaaataaaataaaataaaaacttcgaTTTTATATGCAATTAAGAGCTGAGTAGCAATCTGATATTAGATTAGTGGTTTCCTACTATCTGTGCAGCATTCTGCAGAGCACAGTGTGACTACACAGCTATTCTGACATGTGAAAGAGAGGCAGTGTGCATTTACTCTTAATGGCACTTGGGAGACGACTGGTTCCTGAGGAAATGGCCTCTCTGTTGTCAAAGACTTGGTATGCCCTGTGATGGAGGAGATCTTTATGTTCTGGACGGGGTCTCTGTGGACATCGGACCCCGCAATAAGTGCAGCCTGATGTTGAAATGTCCTGCCCTCGCCAGCTTCGCCTCTCTGTTGGCAAAATTGACGCCGTGAGGTTTTTGCTCTCTGATAGCTGGGCTTCACCATCCTGGTGATAAGAAAGTGATGCATTGCTTTCACGGTTTACCTGCTAAACGCATCAAGTGAAatcatttccctctgggatcattCAAAAGACATAATAAAGATGACATCTTCTCAGCGGTTTCTTTGCATATAAATCAGGGAAGATAAACAACATGAGCCGGCTGAGATACCTGATTTGGAAAACAGACCTCCTCCAGTCGCTTGTTTGCCTCTGCATCCTTGTCTGCACCGGCGCTATGACCACACGCACCCTCACTGTTTGGGAACACGTGAGGCCCCGCTGTCTGGTACACTTTGTTTGCCACCCAGCTGAAGCCTGGGATGACCCACTTTTGGCTACTGGTCCTGAGGGACGGGTTAGTATGAGGATTTCTACACTCCTGGAGATAAAAGACACCACCCCATTGCTGAAAGCCTGCATGGTCAAATCTTGCTTAATGCATGCATTTGTGCAACAGAGGGCAGCAAAAACAACGCATTGCTGCACTTCTCTCACTGTTGGTTTGAATACAGTACCGTATTCTAAAATCTGTTGTCTCTTTCCCAGTTTGTTTGATTGCACCTTGTTCAGGTCAACACCATGTTTGAAATGCGTTGGAGTCTCACTGAATAAGCTTCCACTTTTAAAGAGCATGAGGCCAGTTAAAGCAGCCAAACATGGGTTAATGTTAACAGTTTAGTACctgaaactgctgtttaattaaataatacaCCAAGGCTGTATTGATAACTGATACACTTCAATCAGATGATAAActggacagagacacacacacaccaaaaaaaaaagaaggtgcgCACCTGCAAGATGAAATTGATGTCAATGACatcaacatttcaaacaaattgGAACAAGGGCAACAATAAAGGCTGGTAATGTTGCTCAATGTGCAAGAACAAGCGATTGGATCGTTCCGTGTCGGTGACAGGTGAGAGAATCACGACTGAACGAAAGGCCCGGTCATTCAGAACCAAAGACGGGGAGACATTATTCAGAGAGAGTGTCCCCTTCTCCTTTTGTTCCCGTTTCTATAATCTATAACATTTATCAGTTTGAATATCATATATATATCCCTTTTGACtcaatttaatttcaaatgaaTTCCACAGCATCACAGGTTGGAATCAGGGTTGTACTTGCACAGGGCAGCGTCTGTACAACATGCGATACATGCAGGGTCACACAGATTGTTCATGAAGCATTCTGGTAGAGTGATAAAGAAACATCATGCACTCTGGACAAAGCGAACTACGGAGGGTCAGGAAGTGGATTAACTGCATTATTGTCTAAAAGCCACCTTAACTCTGGGGTTactatgaaaataaattatttttagatATAACAAATAATGTAGCTCATCAAatttatggtttttttttttttttttaaatgaaacatttctgacATTCGCTTTACACTCAAGgctaaaatacaaatgaaattaaaaagaagaaaaacgtgTTTAGTGTTGCACTCATTTTATTGATCAGTGGTTAAAAGGTCATCAAAATCCCGAGGCTACAACGTCCATCTGAGATCAGATTTGTGCAGTttgatcaaaaataataatcagaaaacattaaaaatcaaCACTTGAACCAATTTCTCTGGTCCGTATTGCCAATcaacttaaaaacaaaataataccATTCCTTATGTACCATGTAGAAAGATTTGAGAAACGCTGAGAAGTGCATCAAAGTGGAACTTTTGACAACTGTGTTTTAAAAGAATGCCAACCCTGTGGTACGAACCTCAACATGCGTCTAATGATCATACAGTACTCTTCGTTAAAGGGAGACGTTTACGGCTGGTTTGgcatctatttaaaaaaaataaaaaataaaaaacagtggCGCACAGCACATATAAATAAGACAGCAttttacttacttacttaaAATTTAAAGTTTGATGTGCAGCACTTAAATCCATTATTAATTACATCTATACTATTCATTATTGAATAATTAGTTTAGATGTTTAACAGGATTCAAGGCCGTCTCATAACCCAATGACAAATATATGGCTTGAATAAGACATCAGTGActgtgttttgttgctttgattaaaaataaaaaaggaaaaatgtttTAAGTCTGCAACTAATGACATAATTTGCTATACATTTTCTATTTACATCTGAGCTGCCAAAAAGTATCAATATTCACAAGCGACTATACAACAACCCTTAATCAGTAGGTCCAAAAGCTCCTGCTTTAgcccaaaatgtaaaaagaagtATTCACCCAGTGTTTTAAAAATAGATACAAAACACATATATAATACATCTACGAAAGCTGGACCATATTAAAAAGTCTTATAATAGTGCAACTACCTatcatatatttttaaaaagaggCCTTTAAAAAGAgtcaccgtttttttttttttttttactttttaaaaaggagCATTTGTGCAGATTATTGCTGTGGAATTATTTCAAAACAGGAAGGCACTGCAGCCCTGACAGTCCGAGACAAACATGTTCTACACAAGGCAGGAGATTAAATAAGGTTACAGGCATCCTGGGGGTTTAATCACAGGAAGGGTAGGCCACGTTGGGGTTTGTAGGCAAAAGAAAGAGGGGCGGCGGGATTTGTGCAGGACGACATGGTGGGACGCAGGAGGTAAAGGTAGTTCTGAGGTAAAAGGTCACACAGACGTGGTCACTCTGTCTGCAGCGTTATTGACCTCGTTTTTGTTGGAGTCCAGGCCTTTGGCAGCGTTCAGGTCATTGCGAAGGTTCTCTGCCGCCTTTTTCATGGTTTTCAGCTCACCGGGGTGAGGCGTGGCCCGGCGAAGCAGAGTCCCCTGTGTGAAAGAAATAGAATCACACGTGTTAGAGTTCTCATATCTGCAGCACAGGAAGTAGCAGTTTACTGGAAAACGAAAAGAATCTGAGAGACCAGGAAGCTCACAAAACATTTACATGACAAACCCAGTTTACTATAATGTATTAGAAACTTGAATGCGTCATTTACTGAAACCCCGTATTTACTTGGattaggaaataaataaatgctgcaacATGGATTTAAATACATTCACATCACTGTATGCGTATAATACAGTAGTTGTTCCACTTGCATGGTgcgaaataaaaaaatacacaaatgtgtttACAGGTTTACAGAACTGTGATTCTAATACACCGGTTTGGGATCCTTGACATTTTATCTGAGGACAGcatcaaaaatacaaaacaaacctttagctgTCCCATTAGAAACATCTCATCTACTTTATAACTATGCTAGTTTATAACTATGCTAGTTTATAACAACGTTGGTCCACAGGGAAGAATATTTAAAGCTCTAGACACGAGTCCAATCAACATACTTATTGTCTGcaaacatataatatatatatatatattagaggTTAGATATCACTGCCATCAACCTTCCGCCCGTTGGGCTCACCttgtcgtcatcatcatcctcctcatcatcgtccAGGAAGTGAATGGAGCTGATCCTGTTCACTCCTTTGTCGTCCCATGTGTCGTCGGCCACATCATTCACCAAACTCTCCAAGGCTCCACAGCGGGCGAGATTATCAGAGCCTGCAGGGACAGCACATTACTGGACTCTCTGCACACACCAAATGAATAAAGGGGAGTTCCAGAGAAGAACCTCAAGAACGGTTTTCGTTCTCACTGGAGAAAGATGGcatgttacaaaaaaaaagggattcagGTGTCATTTCCAAATGGTTACGGTTGGGTGTAAATTAAggagtaaatgtaaaaagaaaggaataaatGTCTCCCACTGAATCACAAGTCAGACAGGCATAAACACTGTAGatgacagcagagaggaaaaataacAAGAAGCGGTTGTAtcaggcagagacagagccGGCCCTTGGCAGCATCACTATACCCCAGTGGTGAGCCTGTAATGGCAGCAGGCCAGCCCACTGCTAAGCCTCTTTAGCTGTCTAGTCCACCGCATTTCTGAAAAACATAACCAAGGAGGGCCTCAAGGGGCA is from Brachionichthys hirsutus isolate HB-005 unplaced genomic scaffold, CSIRO-AGI_Bhir_v1 contig_796, whole genome shotgun sequence and encodes:
- the LOC137912969 gene encoding protein scribble homolog yields the protein MVKPSYQRAKTSRRQFCQQRGEAGEGRTFQHQAALIAGSDVHRDPVQNIKISSITGHTKSLTTERPFPQEPVVSQVPLRLQIRVSGQRGSLGISIAGGKGSLPFKNHSEGVFISRVTTGGASEKAGIHVGDRLLEVNGLKMQGATHQEAVSALRKAGSCIKVKVMRERLCDPEGPRDQHDAAERQPCGRDGRGQGRKQPPTMEQAEDCLSRKMEAVVCNGNGIVGGLLVRSTSRNH